One Alnus glutinosa chromosome 3, dhAlnGlut1.1, whole genome shotgun sequence genomic region harbors:
- the LOC133864250 gene encoding uncharacterized protein LOC133864250 — MARNTTPHEADDNGGNGGAGNDLGFHSIRDRYPVKRNPIHHREPAKASPDRSLLLRGRSHHSRFNRKGLLLLKGKSAFYSVVIFAVFLFAMASMVLQSSITLVFRQGGDRGRSLREGLRFGSTLKFVPARVSWRDGLDSLRSEPRIGVRAPRLALILGDMKKNPQSLMLITVMKNLQKLGYVVKIFALEDGKARTMWEQIGSQLSILGPEQYGHIDWLIFEGIIVDSLEAKEAISSLMQEPFCSVPLVWIIHEDTLANRLPAYEEMGWKHLVSHWKTAFSRANVIVFPDFTLPMLYSVLDTGNFFVIPGSPVDVWAAESYRKTQSKYQLRKDNGFSEDDMLVVVVGSSFFHNDLSWDYAVAMHAIGPLLIKYARRKDAGSSFKFVFLCGNSTNGYDDALKEVASRLGLLHGSVRHCGFDSDVNNVLFMADIVLYGSDQEVQGFPPLLIRAMTFGIPVIAPDFPILKKYVVDGVHGLFFPKHNPDALMRAFSLLISNGKLSKFAHAVASSGRLLAKNMLASECITGYARLLENVLNFSSDAMLPGPISQLQHGSWEWNLFRVETQVRTGDMRNIDEKATFLRKFSVVDALEDEFTNFVHSANVSENVIGILSQDIPTKQDWDVLSEVESTEEYERVEMEELEERMERNLGDWDEIYRNARKSEKLKFEANERDEGELERTGQPVCIYEIYSGAGSWPFLHHGSLYRGLSLSSRARRLSSDDVDAVGRLPILNDSYYRDILCEIGGMFSIANRVDNIHGRPWIGFQSWRAAGRKASLSPKAEKVLEDTIQENTKGDVIYFWARLDMDGVTGSNDVLTFWSKCDILNGGNCRSGFEDAFRRMYALPLNVEGLPPMPEDGGLWSTLHSWVMPTPSFLEFIMFSRMFADSLDALHTNSSKISMCLLGSTELEKKHCYCRLLELLVNVWAYHSARKMVYIDPHTGSLKEQHPIEQRKGFMQAKYFNLTLLKSMDEDLAEAVDDDDHPREMWLWPSTGEVHWQGIYEREREERYRLKMDKKRKTKEKLFDRMRHGYKQKSLGG, encoded by the exons ATGGCCCGCAATACAACTCCACACGAGGCCGACGACAATGGCGGCAATGGCGGCGCCGGCAATGATCTAGGATTCCACTCGATCCGCGACCGCTACCCTGTCAAACGGAACCCTATCCACCACCGAGAACCAGCCAAGGCCTCCCCAGATCGCTCGCTGCTCCTTCGCGGCCGATCTCACCACAGCCGCTTCAACCGCAAGGGCTTACTCTTGCTGAAGGGGAAGTCCGCGTTCTACTCCGTGGTGATCTTTGCGGTGTTCCTGTTCGCGATGGCGTCGATGGTGTTGCAGAGCTCGATCACTTTGGTGTTCAGGCAGGGTGGCGATCGAGGGAGGTCGCTGAGGGAGGGGTTGAGGTTCGGAAGCACGTTGAAGTTCGTGCCGGCCAGGGTTTCGTGGAGGGATGGGCTCGATTCGTTGCGATCGGAGCCGAGGATTGGAGTAAGGGCGCCGAGGCTCGCTCTT ATCTTGGGCGACATGAAGAAAAATCCGCAGTCATTGATGTTGATTACTGTGATGAAGAATTTACAGAAACTGGGTTATGTGGTCAAG ATTTTTGCACTAGAGGATGGAAAAGCACGTACAATGTGGGAGCAAATAGGCAGCCAGCTTTCGATTTTAGGACCTGAGCAATATGGCCATATAGATTGGTTAAT TTTTGAAGGCATCATTGTTGATTCTCTTGAAGCAAAAGAGGCCATTTCAAG CCTTATGCAGGAGCCTTTTTGTTCGGTACCACTTGTCTGGATAATTCATGAAGATACTCTTGCAAATCGTCTTCCAGCATATGAGGAAATGGGTTGGAAGCATCTTGTTTCTCattggaaaactgcttttagtAGAGCTAACGTCATTGTGTTTCCAGATTTCACTCTGCCG ATGTTATATAGTGTGCTTGACACTGGAAACTTCTTTGTGATTCCTGGATCACCAGTAGATGTGTGGGCTGCTGAAAGCTACCGTAAGACCCAGTCCAAATACCAATTAAGGAAGGACAATGGATTCAGTGAAGATGATATGCTGGTCGTAGTTGTTGGAAGTTCTTTCTTCCACAATGACCTATCATGGGACTATGCTGTTGCAATGCATGCTATAGGACCACTGCTAATAAAATATGCCAGGAGGAAAGATGCGGGAAGctcatttaaatttgtttttttatgtggtAATTCCACCAATGGATATGATGATGCTTTAAAG GAAGTCGCTTCACGTCTTGGACTTCTCCATGGTTCTGTAAGGCATTGTGGCTTTGATAGTGATGTGAACAATGTGTTATTCATGGCGGACATTGTTCTCTATGGTTCCGACCAAGAAGTACAGGGTTTTCCTCCTTTGCTTATCCGAGCCATGACCTTTGGAATCCCTGTTATTGCACCTGATTTTCCCATCTTGAAAAAATAT GTTGTTGATGGAGTCCATGgattattttttccaaaacataATCCTGATGCTTTGATGAGGGCTTTCTCACTCCTGATTTCAAATGGAAAACTCTCTAAGTTTGCTCATGCAGTTGCTTCCTCCGGAAGACTACTTGCTAAGAACATGCTGGCATCAGAATGCATAACTGGTTATGCGAGGCTACTGGAAAATGTACTCAATTTCTCATCAGATGCCATGCTTCCAGGTCCTATTTCTCAGCTTCAGCATGGATCATGGGAGTGGAATCTGTTCAGGGTGGAAACACAAGTGAGAACCGGTGACATGCGAAACATTGATGAGAAGGCTACTTTCTTGAGAAAGTTTAGTGTTGTTGATGCTCTTGAAGATGAGTTTACCAATTTTGTTCATTCAGCAAACGTCTCGGAGAATGTAATTGGGATTCTGTCGCAGGATATCCCAACTAAACAAGATTGGGATGTTTTGAGCGAAGTAGAAAGTACTGAAGAATATGAGAGGGTAGAAATGGAGGAG CTTGAAGAAAGAATGGAGAGAAACCTTGGTGATTGGGATGAGATATATCGTAATGCTCGGAAATCTGAAAAACTTAAGTTTGAAGCAAATGAAAGGGATGAAGGGGAGCTTGAGAGGACAGGCCAGCCAGTGTGCATTTATGAGATTTACAGTGGAGCTGGGTCCTGGCCATTCTTGCACCATGGTTCTTTGTACCGTGGTTTAAGTCTT TCCTCAAGAGCACGGAGGTTGAGTTCAGATGATGTTGATGCAGTTGGGCGGCTTCCCATTTTGAATGACTCTTACTATCGGGATATTCTGTGTGAGATTGGGGGAATGTTCTCTATTGCAAATAGGGTGGATAACATTCATGGAAGACCTTGGATTGGGTTTCAATCATGGCGTGCTGCTGGTAGGAAG GCTTCCTTGTCCCCAAAGGCTGAAAAGGTTTTGGAAGACACAATACAAGAGAACACTAAAGGAGATGTGATTTACTTTTGGGCACGCTTGGACATGGACGGAGTCACTGGAAGCAATGATGTGCTTACTTTTTGGTCCAAGTGTGACATCTTAAATGGAGGAAACTGCAG GTCTGGTTTTGAAGATGCATTCCGGCGGATGTATGCATTGCCATTGAATGTAGAAGGTCTTCCACCCATGCCAGAAGATGGTGGTCTCTGGTCTACTCTGCACAGTTGGGTGATGCCAACCCCTTCCTTTCTGGAGTTCATAATGTTTTCCCG GATGTTTGCTGATTCTCTTGATGCCTTACACACCAATTCTAGTAAAATCAGTATGTGCTTACTGGGATCCACAGAGCTTGAG AAAAAGCACTGTTACTGTCGGTTATTGGAACTCCTGGTTAATGTTTGGGCTTATCATAGTGCGCGGAAGATGGTTTACATAGATCCACACACCGGTTCACTGAAAGAGCAACACCCAATCGAACAACGCAAGGGATTCATGCAGGCAAAATACTTTAATTTGACGTTGTTGAAGAGTATGGATGAAGATTTAGCCGAGGCGGTTGATGATGATGACCATCCACGGGAGATGTGGTTGTGGCCATCAACAGGGGAAGTGCATTGGCAAGGGATTTATGAAagggagagagaagaaagatatAGGCTGAAGATGgacaagaagagaaaaacaaaagagaaattgtTTGATAGGATGAGGCATGGTTATAAGCAGAAGTCACTTGGAGGATAG